A single window of Methylobacterium nodulans ORS 2060 DNA harbors:
- a CDS encoding alpha-E domain-containing protein: MLSRTADNLYWVSRYTERADFIARILDAALRLTALPASYGGGESNEWGSALASAGSAEIFRPLYDSVNEHTVRDFLAFSPHNPSSIRSCLQTARENARSVRTALTGEMWESINEAWLTLRSYEGRDLSREEFARFLDWVKGVSLAFDGSAYRTMLRNDSYWFTRLGVAIERADNTARILDVKYHVLLPETERVGGSLDYFQWTTILREVSALTAYHWVYRESIKPWLVADLLILNRQMPRSLANCYEMLVRHLDLIADAYGRRGPSQRLASNMLARLDRISVEGVFAGGLHEFIQDFIQENNRLGEAITDQYLV; encoded by the coding sequence ATGCTGTCCCGCACCGCCGACAACCTCTACTGGGTCTCGCGCTACACCGAGCGCGCGGATTTCATCGCCCGGATCCTCGACGCGGCCCTGCGGCTCACAGCCCTCCCGGCCAGCTACGGCGGGGGCGAATCGAACGAATGGGGCTCGGCGCTCGCCTCCGCGGGCAGCGCCGAGATCTTTCGGCCGCTCTACGACAGCGTGAACGAGCACACGGTCCGGGACTTTCTGGCCTTCAGCCCGCACAACCCCTCGTCGATCCGCTCCTGCCTCCAGACGGCCCGCGAGAACGCCCGCAGCGTCCGCACCGCGCTCACCGGCGAGATGTGGGAATCGATCAACGAGGCGTGGCTGACCTTGCGCTCCTACGAGGGCCGGGACCTCAGCCGCGAGGAATTCGCCCGCTTCCTCGACTGGGTGAAGGGCGTGTCGCTGGCCTTCGACGGCTCGGCCTACCGCACCATGCTGCGCAACGATTCCTACTGGTTCACCCGCCTCGGCGTCGCGATCGAGCGGGCGGACAACACCGCCCGCATCCTCGACGTGAAGTACCACGTGCTGCTGCCCGAGACGGAGCGGGTCGGCGGCAGCCTCGACTACTTCCAGTGGACGACGATCCTGCGCGAGGTGTCGGCGCTCACCGCCTATCACTGGGTCTACCGCGAGAGCATCAAGCCGTGGCTGGTCGCCGACCTGCTCATCCTCAACCGGCAGATGCCGCGCTCGCTCGCCAATTGCTACGAGATGCTGGTGCGCCACCTCGACCTGATCGCGGATGCCTATGGGCGCCGCGGCCCGAGCCAGCGCCTTGCCAGCAACATGCTGGCGCGGCTCGACAGGATCTCGGTGGAGGGCGTCTTCGCGGGCGGGCTGCACGAGTTCATCCAGGACTTCATCCAGGAGAACAACCGCCTCGGGGAGGCCATCACCGACCAGTATCTCGTGTGA
- a CDS encoding transglutaminase family protein, protein MRIRVVHETAYEYQSPARGLIQMLRLTPRDHDGQHVRAWRIEPTADGRLSRRKDGFGNIVHVFSADGPEESLVVRVCGEVETTETHGVIRGAVERLPDMFYLRESRFAAADPAIREFADDIARSEADPLARLHALLAGVHREVEYAPGGPTHSNSTAAEAFGLRKGVGQDLAHIFLAAARHLEIPVRYVSGYYYRADTPAQEAGHAWVEAAVPDLGWVGFDPCFGISATEAHLRVAVGLDYLDAAPVRGSRMGGGTETMTVRVVVDDVRAQVQAQAQAQAQS, encoded by the coding sequence ATGCGCATCCGCGTCGTTCACGAGACGGCCTACGAGTACCAATCTCCGGCCCGCGGCCTGATCCAGATGCTGCGCCTCACCCCGCGCGACCATGACGGGCAGCATGTCCGCGCGTGGCGCATCGAGCCGACGGCGGACGGGCGCCTCAGCCGCCGCAAGGACGGGTTCGGCAACATCGTCCACGTGTTCAGCGCCGACGGGCCCGAGGAATCCCTGGTGGTCCGGGTGTGCGGCGAGGTCGAGACCACCGAGACCCACGGCGTCATCCGGGGGGCCGTCGAGCGTCTGCCCGACATGTTCTACCTGCGCGAATCGCGCTTCGCGGCCGCCGATCCGGCGATTCGCGAATTCGCCGACGACATCGCCCGCAGCGAGGCCGATCCGCTGGCGCGCCTCCACGCCCTCCTGGCGGGCGTGCATCGCGAGGTGGAATACGCCCCCGGCGGGCCGACCCACTCGAACAGCACCGCCGCCGAGGCTTTCGGGCTGCGCAAGGGGGTGGGCCAGGACCTCGCCCATATCTTCCTCGCGGCGGCGCGGCACCTCGAGATCCCGGTGCGCTATGTCTCCGGCTATTACTACCGGGCCGACACGCCCGCACAGGAAGCGGGGCATGCCTGGGTCGAGGCCGCGGTGCCCGATCTCGGCTGGGTCGGCTTCGATCCGTGCTTCGGCATTTCCGCCACGGAGGCGCATCTGCGGGTGGCCGTCGGCCTCGACTACCTCGACGCCGCTCCGGTGCGCGGCAGCCGGATGGGGGGCGGCACCGAGACGATGACGGTCCGCGTGGTCGTGGACGACGTCCGCGCCCAAGTGCAGGCCCAAGCGCAGGCTCAGGCGCAGTCCTGA
- a CDS encoding proteasome-type protease — translation MTYCVGILVEDGLVMIADTRTNAGLDDISTFRKLHLFEVPGERVLALASAGNLSVTQSVVALLNEGVANPETGAVETILEAPTMFQAAQLIGRAIRRVRAIEREGFEAAQLRFEVTFLFGGQIADGPMRLYMIYSAGNFMACSQDAPFLQIGEHKYGKPILDRAVTFKTDIYDALKVGLISMDSTMRSNLGVGLPIDLAVIRRNSCRTEVVHRIEAGEPYFHDLRERWSAALRAAHRAIPRPPYGPSAGV, via the coding sequence ATGACTTACTGCGTCGGGATCCTGGTCGAGGACGGCCTCGTCATGATCGCCGACACCCGCACCAATGCGGGTCTCGACGACATCTCGACCTTCCGCAAGCTGCACCTGTTCGAGGTGCCCGGCGAGCGGGTGCTCGCGCTCGCCTCGGCGGGCAATCTCTCGGTGACCCAGTCGGTCGTGGCCCTGCTTAACGAGGGCGTGGCGAACCCCGAGACGGGCGCCGTCGAGACCATCCTGGAGGCCCCGACCATGTTTCAGGCCGCCCAGCTCATCGGCCGGGCGATCCGTCGCGTGCGGGCGATCGAGCGCGAGGGGTTCGAGGCGGCGCAGCTGCGCTTCGAGGTCACGTTCCTGTTCGGCGGCCAGATCGCCGACGGGCCGATGCGGCTCTACATGATCTACTCGGCCGGCAACTTCATGGCTTGCAGCCAGGACGCGCCCTTCCTGCAGATCGGCGAGCACAAATACGGCAAGCCCATTCTCGACCGCGCCGTCACCTTCAAGACGGACATCTACGACGCGCTGAAGGTCGGGCTGATCTCGATGGATTCGACCATGCGCTCGAATCTGGGCGTCGGCCTGCCCATCGACCTCGCGGTGATCCGCCGCAACAGCTGCCGGACGGAGGTCGTGCACCGGATCGAGGCGGGCGAGCCCTATTTCCATGACCTGCGCGAGCGCTGGTCGGCAGCCTTGCGAGCAGCGCACCGGGCGATCCCGCGCCCGCCCTATGGGCCGTCCGCAGGGGTGTGA
- a CDS encoding thiamine phosphate synthase has product MNGLPARLLLVTDRHGSDLPLLRRVGAALEAGARWIWLRDRDLPEAERAALAADLARLVRGAGGRLTIGRDVDLAARIGADGVQLASAAVVAEARARLGPGALIGLSAHRLAEIAAAREAGADYATLSPIFASASKPGYGPALGPAALAQAARTGLPVIALGGVEPGTAPACLAAGAAGVAVMGGVMRAADPGAAVQALLKAMAREPRDPLFRVGEGYGDRRSHVRVPDPSE; this is encoded by the coding sequence GTGAACGGCCTTCCGGCCCGGCTCCTCTTGGTCACGGACCGGCACGGATCGGACCTGCCGCTCCTGCGGCGGGTCGGGGCGGCCCTGGAGGCGGGGGCCCGCTGGATCTGGCTGCGCGACCGGGACCTGCCGGAGGCCGAGCGCGCCGCGCTGGCGGCCGACCTCGCCCGGCTGGTGCGGGGGGCGGGCGGGCGCCTCACAATTGGCCGCGACGTCGATCTCGCGGCGCGGATCGGAGCGGACGGCGTGCAGCTCGCCTCGGCCGCGGTGGTGGCCGAGGCGCGGGCGCGGCTCGGGCCCGGGGCCCTGATCGGCCTCTCGGCCCATCGCCTCGCGGAGATCGCGGCGGCCCGGGAGGCCGGCGCCGATTACGCGACCCTCAGCCCGATCTTCGCGAGCGCGAGCAAGCCCGGCTACGGCCCGGCGCTGGGGCCGGCCGCGCTCGCGCAGGCGGCTCGGACCGGGCTGCCGGTGATCGCGCTTGGCGGCGTGGAGCCGGGGACGGCGCCGGCCTGCCTTGCGGCAGGCGCCGCTGGCGTCGCCGTTATGGGCGGGGTGATGCGGGCAGCGGATCCGGGGGCGGCCGTGCAGGCGCTGCTCAAGGCAATGGCGCGGGAACCGCGGGATCCCCTCTTCCGAGTGGGAGAGGGGTATGGGGATCGAAGATCCCACGTGAGGGTCCCGGACCCTTCAGAATAA
- a CDS encoding thiazole synthase: MTIVAPLGREADDPLVIAGTALRSRLLIGTAGYPTQAIMAEAVRASGAEVATLSIRRVSLRGHGSDTVSLLSGFRFLPNTAGCETARDAVMTAELAREALGTNWIKVEVIGDRETLYPDVAETIEATRQLVDAGFVVLPYCNDDPVVCSRLADLGAAAVMPMGSLIGSGMGVANPANLELICRRSPVPVIVDAGIGTASDAVIAMELGAAAVLLNTAVAKADDPVRMARAMRHAVEAGRLAFGAGRIPRRARAEPSSPQLGLVGS; the protein is encoded by the coding sequence ATGACCATTGTCGCCCCCCTCGGCCGCGAGGCCGACGACCCGCTGGTGATCGCCGGGACGGCCTTGCGCTCGCGCCTCCTCATCGGCACGGCCGGCTACCCGACCCAGGCCATCATGGCCGAGGCGGTGCGGGCGAGCGGGGCCGAGGTGGCGACCCTGTCGATCCGGCGCGTGTCGCTGCGCGGCCATGGCTCGGACACGGTCTCACTGCTGTCCGGCTTCCGCTTCCTGCCGAACACCGCCGGCTGCGAGACCGCCCGCGACGCCGTGATGACCGCCGAGCTCGCCCGCGAGGCGCTCGGCACGAACTGGATCAAGGTCGAGGTCATCGGCGACCGCGAGACGCTCTATCCGGACGTCGCGGAGACGATCGAGGCCACGCGCCAGCTCGTCGATGCGGGCTTCGTGGTGCTGCCCTATTGCAACGACGATCCGGTGGTCTGCAGCCGGCTCGCCGATCTCGGCGCCGCGGCCGTGATGCCGATGGGCTCGCTGATCGGCTCCGGCATGGGCGTGGCGAACCCCGCCAACCTCGAACTGATCTGCCGCCGCTCGCCCGTGCCGGTGATCGTCGATGCCGGCATCGGCACGGCCTCCGACGCGGTGATCGCCATGGAACTCGGCGCGGCCGCCGTGCTGCTCAACACGGCGGTGGCCAAGGCCGACGACCCGGTGCGGATGGCGCGGGCCATGCGGCATGCCGTCGAGGCCGGGCGCCTCGCCTTCGGTGCCGGCCGCATCCCGCGGCGCGCCCGCGCGGAGCCGTCGAGCCCGCAGCTCGGCCTCGTCGGCTCGTGA
- the thiS gene encoding sulfur carrier protein ThiS, producing the protein MKLTVNGEARESAAATLDALWREETADLDLPGPQGFAIALNGAVVRRQDWAATALAEGDRVEIVRAMQGG; encoded by the coding sequence ATGAAGCTCACCGTCAACGGCGAGGCGCGCGAGAGCGCCGCCGCCACCCTCGATGCGCTCTGGCGCGAGGAAACCGCGGATCTCGATCTGCCGGGACCGCAGGGCTTCGCCATCGCCCTCAACGGAGCGGTGGTGCGCCGCCAGGACTGGGCGGCGACTGCGCTCGCGGAGGGCGACCGCGTCGAGATCGTCCGCGCCATGCAGGGCGGCTGA
- the thiO gene encoding glycine oxidase ThiO, which produces MSSPSPIGRRRGAEADPATDRLPERADVVVVGGGLIGLSIGWRLAEAGLAVAVLEKGRAGDGASLAATGMLAAAAEHEPGGDALLPLALESQRLWHPFRDDLEAASGLTIDYRREGTLVIALGRDEVERLRFRHELQRRAGLDVAWLSGPAVRDREPSLRPTVTAGLFCAEDHQVDPPRVMTALRRALRAAGGRLVEDCAVEALDRAGGRVVGVRTAAGAVRAGTIVLASGAWAGEGSLVPELALPVRPLKGQSLALKTTQRSGRLDHVVWTEQIHMAPKSDGQLIVGATVEEIGFDPTLTAGGLFALLEGARRAFPGIEEMSIEGVWSGFRPTSDDDAPILGEALPGLALAVGHHRNGYLLAPATAAAISELVRGGALPAVAAPFGLGRFARAGSRLQRIP; this is translated from the coding sequence ATGTCTTCTCCATCCCCGATCGGCCGGCGCCGCGGCGCGGAGGCCGACCCCGCCACCGACCGCCTGCCCGAGCGGGCCGATGTCGTGGTGGTCGGCGGCGGCCTGATCGGGCTGTCGATCGGCTGGCGGCTCGCGGAAGCCGGGCTCGCCGTGGCGGTGCTGGAGAAGGGGCGGGCCGGCGACGGCGCGAGCCTCGCCGCCACCGGCATGCTGGCCGCCGCCGCCGAGCACGAGCCGGGCGGCGATGCGCTCCTGCCCCTGGCGCTGGAGAGCCAGCGGCTCTGGCATCCCTTCCGCGACGACCTGGAGGCCGCGTCCGGCCTCACCATCGACTACCGGCGCGAGGGCACCCTGGTGATCGCGCTCGGCCGCGACGAGGTCGAACGCTTACGCTTCCGGCATGAGCTGCAGCGCCGGGCGGGGCTCGACGTGGCCTGGCTTTCCGGGCCGGCGGTGCGCGACCGCGAGCCGTCCCTGCGCCCCACCGTCACGGCCGGCCTGTTCTGCGCCGAGGACCATCAGGTCGATCCTCCCCGCGTGATGACGGCCCTCCGGCGGGCGCTGCGCGCCGCGGGCGGGCGCCTCGTCGAGGATTGCGCGGTCGAGGCGCTCGACCGGGCCGGCGGGCGCGTCGTCGGCGTCCGGACGGCGGCTGGCGCGGTGCGGGCCGGGACAATCGTGCTCGCCTCCGGCGCCTGGGCGGGGGAGGGCAGCCTCGTGCCCGAGCTGGCGCTCCCGGTGCGCCCGCTGAAGGGCCAGTCCCTCGCCCTCAAGACCACGCAGCGCAGCGGCCGGCTCGACCATGTGGTCTGGACCGAGCAGATCCACATGGCGCCCAAGAGCGACGGGCAGCTCATCGTCGGCGCCACCGTCGAGGAGATCGGCTTCGACCCGACCCTGACCGCCGGCGGCCTGTTCGCCCTGCTGGAGGGCGCGCGGCGCGCCTTTCCGGGCATTGAGGAGATGAGCATCGAGGGCGTCTGGAGCGGCTTCCGGCCGACCTCCGACGACGACGCGCCGATCCTCGGCGAGGCGCTGCCCGGCCTCGCCCTGGCGGTCGGTCACCACCGCAACGGCTACCTGCTGGCGCCGGCCACCGCCGCCGCGATCAGCGAACTCGTCCGCGGCGGCGCGCTCCCCGCCGTCGCCGCCCCCTTCGGCCTCGGCCGCTTCGCGCGCGCCGGGAGCCGCCTGCAGAGGATCCCATGA